TTTTGAGTATTTGAAGTAATAGTTATTTTTTCTTATCGTATTGACCTATTTTGACTCTGAAGGATAAGTAAATACTCATCGCTCGAGAGGGGTCATCTGAGAAGTAATAGGACAATATATTATCAGAGCCTAAATTGAGAAATCTCCATTGCAATCCAAACCCAGTGTGAAAATCGGAATATGTACTATACCCCATTGGGATGATCACAGCTACTTTTCGAATTTCATAGGTTGGAGCAACATGGATACTCCACACCGTATCTCCAGTAGATCGGTTCGATTCCCGAGGTTTCAAGAGCACATTAGAAACACTTAGACTCAAATGATTATATAGTTTGTATTTGGCAAATAGTATCGCACGAAAAGGTGTGCGTGTACTAAAGCGATCAATAGGAATGTCGTCTACTGAAAATTGTGCGCTCAATGAGTCCGTCAATTGATCTACACTTTGGATTTGTTGCAAGCTTTTACCATCTAGCGTTTCTCCATTCAAAGCGTAATCAGTACTGTTTTTTGCGCTTTTGTAATTGATTTTTCCAAGATCAAGAAACGACAAACCAATAGTCAGTCGGTCTTTCCATTGTGCTGAAAAACTAAAGTCAACGGAGTAGCCATTTTTTGAAAACAAATCTGCTTCGAAGGTCTCAGATTCCATCATCTGGTTCAGTTCGTCATTGTAAACAATGGACACTTTAGCAGAAATGTTATCAGTTTCAGAATTCCGAAAATCACTATTCAATCCGTCTATTTCAAATTTACCTGAAGCTATTCCCGACAAATAACGCAAGGTCAAGCCTGTTTGAACAGACCAATCGTCGGACACCTCCCAATTTCTAGCATAACTCAGACCAAACTGCATCCAGGAATTTGAGTACATGGTCATAAAGTCATCAAAAAATCTCCCATTGAAATTTTCGCCATCCCTTATGGACTGAATAAACTCCGAAAAATTTAAACCTGATGTTCTTTCATATGAGATGCTCCTAATCCCCGCGGAAAAAGCCACAGCATTGTTTTTGTTGATCGCGTAAGAAATAGTTGGCAAGACTACCCGAGCTTCCGCCATAACAAAATTAGCATCCAATGAAAGCAAATATCTAGGATTTGACGTGAGCATGGCAGATTTCATTTTTTCATAAAATGATCGCCCCTCATTATCACTATTGAAAAGGTTGAACTGAGTACCAACTACCTGAATGTCCCATTTTGAACTTCTATCTACCAACAAAGAAGGCATGTTTCCTACGGCGTATACACCCGGGTGGTCAGCAAACAACGCAGATTTAAAATTTTGTGAATGAGAAAAAAATGGCAGCGCAAGCAGCCCTAATAGAAATAGTCTCTTCATTGAAATTTGCGCCTCGAGCGTTAAATTTTTTCGCAAATATATCTGTATAAAGCAGTTGATTCTAGCTTAATATATTTTATTAAGCACTTATAGTTGAAACAACAACTACTTTGACTAATCTACTTTTTATATTCCATTTTAAGCATAGAAATAAAATGGATAAGGCTGGTAATAAAGAAGATTACTTATATTAGAATACTTTTAACCATCTATTCGAAATATGCCTACACCTAAAGACGTGCTGGTCACAGTTACCGTTGACACTTCAGCCATTACTCAAGAAAATGTAAGACAAACCATTGTCCTATCCGACGACAATGGAGGTTCAGACCAAACACCAAATGATAGCTGCACTTTCTTATCTAAAATTAACGATAAAGCCAAAGTCACATTTGAAATTAGGGCAAAGGATGGCTCGACAAGTGTATCCTTTGTGTCATTCAACAAAACAGGCTTAGGGCCAAACGTGATGAATCCCATGCCACATGCACCAAAATGGAGGGCTACAGCGAATGGTAAGAGCAAAGATCGCGAGTCCTATTCATTCACCATACAGGTTGAAAACAAGGGTGAATTTACCCTAGATCCAGAAATTGAAATTTTTCCATGATCCAATGTCATTCCATTTTTAAACTCCTTTTGACTCTCTGCATTTGCTTTAGTTCATTTTTGCCTTCTCAGACATTTGGTCAGTCTGGAAAATTAAATTCACCAGATAGTTTGGTAGCGCTGATTGAAGGAGAAGAACCATTAGTCGATTCTCTTCGATTTTTATATCTACTAAAAATCAGTCAGTACCATACTAGCCCGGCGGTAAGAATCAAATATGCCCAAATAGCTAAAAATATTGCGACAGAAGAAGATAACCTGCTTTGGAAAAGACATAGCGCACATTGTTTGGGATATGCGTATAAACAATCTGGAGATCTGACTTTAGCTCTTGAACACTTTCTTGCTGGCTTAAGATTCGCCCTAGAACTAGATTCCGCACTGATGGTGGCAAATTCCTACAATGCCATAGCCACTGTTTATAAACTGCAAAA
The sequence above is drawn from the Reichenbachiella sp. genome and encodes:
- a CDS encoding DUF5723 family protein — encoded protein: MKRLFLLGLLALPFFSHSQNFKSALFADHPGVYAVGNMPSLLVDRSSKWDIQVVGTQFNLFNSDNEGRSFYEKMKSAMLTSNPRYLLSLDANFVMAEARVVLPTISYAINKNNAVAFSAGIRSISYERTSGLNFSEFIQSIRDGENFNGRFFDDFMTMYSNSWMQFGLSYARNWEVSDDWSVQTGLTLRYLSGIASGKFEIDGLNSDFRNSETDNISAKVSIVYNDELNQMMESETFEADLFSKNGYSVDFSFSAQWKDRLTIGLSFLDLGKINYKSAKNSTDYALNGETLDGKSLQQIQSVDQLTDSLSAQFSVDDIPIDRFSTRTPFRAILFAKYKLYNHLSLSVSNVLLKPRESNRSTGDTVWSIHVAPTYEIRKVAVIIPMGYSTYSDFHTGFGLQWRFLNLGSDNILSYYFSDDPSRAMSIYLSFRVKIGQYDKKK